From Ananas comosus cultivar F153 linkage group 8, ASM154086v1, whole genome shotgun sequence, one genomic window encodes:
- the LOC109714297 gene encoding glutathione S-transferase U17-like isoform X3, which yields MAKEVKLLGSWASPYVLRVQIALELKGVSYEYLEQQLWENKSELLLRSNPVYKKVPVLIHKDQSICESTIILQYIDDVWGACGPAILPSDPYERAIARFWASYIDDKFGPSLVGLVRGKTDEENAAAAEQAILGLALLEEAYEKSSRGKRFFGGDDVGYLDIVLGSTLRWIEVIEIMRGIKLLDNAKFPLLAGWAERFHAAAVVKKLMPEAGKLMEYAKEVQARMNAAAAN from the exons ATGGCAAAGGAAGTGAAGCTCCTTGGATCATGGGCGAGCCCCTACGTACTTAGAGTACAAATTGCTTTGGAACTCAAGGGGGTGAGCTACGAGTATCTGGAGCAACAGCTTTGGGAAAATAAGAGTGAGCTCCTCCTCAGATCCAATCCAGTGTACAAGAAGGTGCCCGTTTTGATCCACAAGGATCAGTCCATTTGCGAGTCCACGATCATCCTCCAATACATCGACGATGTTTGGGGTGCCTGTGGACCTGCTATTCTCCCCTCTGATCCCTACGAGCGGGCGATTGCCCGCTTTTGGGCCAGTTACATTGATGATAAG TTTGGCCCAAGTTTAGTTGGACTTGTAAGAGGTAAAACAGACGAGGAGAACGCGGCTGCAGCAGAACAAGCCATTTTAGGTCTCGCGCTTTTAGAGGAAGCTTACGAGAAGAGCTCCAGAGGGAAGCGCTTTTTCGGCGGCGACGATGTGGGGTACCTCGACATCGTTCTCGGGAGTACCTTGCGCTGGATCGAGGTGATCGAGATCATGCGCGGCATCAAACTCCTTGACAATGCGAAGTTTCCGCTCTTGGCGGGATGGGCGGAGCGCTTTCACGCCGCAGCGGTGGTGAAGAAGCTGATGCCGGAAGCCGGGAAGCTGATGGAGTATGCAAAAGAAGTTCAGGCCAGGATGAATGCTGCTGCGGCAAACTGA
- the LOC109714297 gene encoding glutathione S-transferase U17-like isoform X2 yields the protein MAKEVNLLGLWASPFVLRVQIALELKGVSYEYLEQQLWENKSELLLRSNPVYKRVPVLIHKDQPICESAIILQYMDEVWGACGPAILPSDPYERAIACFWVSYIDDKFGPSLVGLVRGKTDEENAAAAEQAILGLALLEEAYEKSSRGKRFFGGDDVGYLDIVLGSTLRWIEVIEIMRGIKLLDNAKFPLLAGWAERFHAAAVVKKLMPEAGKLMEYAKEVQARMNAAAAN from the exons ATGGCAAAGGAAGTGAACCTCCTTGGACTATGGGCGAGCCCCTTCGTTCTTAGAGTACAAATTGCTTTGGAACTCAAGGGGGTGAGCTACGAGTATCTGGAGCAACAGCTTTGGGAAAATAAGAGTGAGCTCCTCCTCAGATCCAATCCAGTGTACAAGAGGGTGCCAGTTTTGATCCACAAGGATCAGCCCATTTGCGAGTCCGCGATCATCCTCCAATACATGGACGAAGTTTGGGGTGCCTGTGGACCTGCTATTCTCCCCTCTGATCCCTACGAGCGGGCGATCGCGTGCTTTTGGGTCAGTTACATTGATGATAAG TTTGGCCCAAGTTTAGTTGGACTTGTAAGAGGTAAAACAGACGAGGAGAACGCGGCTGCAGCAGAACAAGCCATTTTAGGTCTCGCGCTTTTAGAGGAAGCTTACGAGAAGAGCTCCAGAGGGAAGCGCTTTTTCGGCGGCGACGATGTGGGGTACCTCGACATCGTTCTCGGGAGTACCTTGCGCTGGATCGAGGTGATCGAGATCATGCGCGGCATCAAACTCCTTGACAATGCGAAGTTTCCGCTCTTGGCGGGATGGGCGGAGCGCTTTCACGCCGCAGCGGTGGTGAAGAAGCTGATGCCGGAAGCCGGGAAGCTGATGGAGTATGCAAAAGAAGTTCAGGCCAGGATGAATGCTGCTGCGGCAAACTGA
- the LOC109714297 gene encoding glutathione S-transferase U18-like isoform X1: MAKEVNLLGLWASPFVLRVQIALELKGVSYEYLEQQLWENKSELLLRSNPVYKRVPVLIHKDQPICESAIILQYMDEVWGACGPAILPSDPYERAIACFWVSYIDDKFGPSLVGLIRGKTDEENAAAAEQAILGLELLEEAYEKSSRGKRFFGGDDVGYLDIVLGSSLRWIEVIEIMRGIKLLDNAKFPLLMAWAERFRAAAVVKKLMPEAGKLMEYAKEVQARMNAAAAN, translated from the exons ATGGCAAAGGAAGTGAACCTCCTTGGACTATGGGCGAGCCCCTTCGTTCTTAGAGTACAAATTGCTTTGGAACTCAAGGGGGTGAGCTACGAGTATCTGGAGCAACAGCTTTGGGAAAATAAGAGTGAGCTCCTCCTCAGATCCAATCCAGTGTACAAGAGGGTGCCAGTTTTGATCCACAAGGATCAGCCCATTTGCGAGTCCGCGATCATCCTCCAATACATGGACGAAGTTTGGGGTGCCTGTGGACCTGCTATTCTCCCCTCTGATCCCTACGAGCGGGCGATCGCGTGCTTTTGGGTCAGTTACATTGATGATAAG TTTGGCCCAAGTTTAGTTGGACTTATAAGAGGTAAAACAGACGAGGAGAACGCGGCTGCAGCAGAACAAGCCATTTTAGGACTCGAGCTTTTAGAGGAAGCTTACGAGAAGAGCTCCAGAGGGAAGCGCTTTTTCGGCGGCGACGATGTGGGCTACCTCGACATCGTTCTCGGGAGTTCCTTGCGCTGGATCGAGGTGATCGAGATCATGCGCGGCATCAAACTCCTCGACAACGCGAAGTTTCCGCTCTTGATGGCGTGGGCGGAGCGCTTTCGCGCTGCAGCGGTGGTGAAGAAGCTGATGCCGGAAGCCGGGAAGCTGATGGAGTATGCAAAAGAAGTTCAGGCCAGGATGAATGCTGCCGCGGCTAACTGA